A stretch of Bordetella genomosp. 13 DNA encodes these proteins:
- a CDS encoding nucleoside recognition domain-containing protein, producing MIPYLLQLWRRSARLFLALVKVMLPVMVLVQAGQWLGWIDALGRGFAPVMALLDLPPEAGMIWVASVFIGIYGAIAALISFAPVLDLTTAQFSALAAMMLFAHSLPVEQAIVRRAGASFWATAALRVGAALGYGAVVAWTCKMGGWLQEPLSLTWLQQSTLAGDTDPHAFGPWLRGTITSLLVTYAVLVALLVLLDVLERIGATRWITAAMAPLLRLSGLDPRVTPVTTVGVLLGLTYGGALIIEEAEKQQYPARTRFLALSWLSLCHSLIEDTALMMVLGADIWVVLAGRVVVTLGVVALLARLTRGGGEARLGTSSA from the coding sequence ATGATTCCGTATCTGCTTCAGTTGTGGCGCCGCAGCGCGCGCCTGTTCCTGGCCCTGGTGAAGGTGATGCTGCCCGTGATGGTGCTGGTGCAGGCGGGCCAGTGGCTCGGCTGGATCGACGCGCTGGGCCGCGGCTTCGCTCCGGTGATGGCATTGCTCGACCTGCCGCCGGAGGCGGGCATGATCTGGGTGGCCAGCGTCTTCATCGGAATCTACGGCGCGATCGCGGCCTTGATCAGCTTTGCGCCCGTACTCGACCTCACGACCGCGCAGTTCAGCGCCCTTGCCGCGATGATGCTGTTCGCGCATTCGCTGCCGGTGGAGCAGGCCATCGTGCGGCGCGCGGGCGCCAGTTTCTGGGCCACCGCGGCGCTGCGCGTGGGCGCGGCGCTGGGCTATGGCGCCGTGGTCGCATGGACCTGCAAGATGGGCGGCTGGCTGCAGGAGCCGCTGTCTTTGACTTGGCTGCAGCAGTCCACGCTGGCGGGCGACACGGATCCGCATGCGTTCGGCCCGTGGCTGCGCGGCACGATTACGTCGCTGCTGGTGACCTACGCGGTGCTGGTGGCGCTGCTGGTGCTGCTGGATGTGTTGGAGCGCATCGGCGCCACCCGCTGGATCACCGCGGCCATGGCGCCGCTGCTGCGCTTGTCGGGGCTGGATCCGCGCGTCACGCCGGTCACCACCGTGGGCGTGCTGCTCGGGCTCACGTACGGCGGCGCGCTTATCATCGAAGAGGCCGAGAAACAGCAGTATCCGGCCCGCACGCGCTTCCTGGCGCTGTCGTGGCTGTCGCTGTGCCATTCGCTGATCGAGGACACGGCGCTGATGATGGTGCTGGGGGCGGATATCTGGGTGGTGCTGGCGGGCCGCGTGGTGGTAACGCTGGGGGTGGTGGCCTTGCTGGCGCGGCTGACGCGCGGGGGCGGCGAGGCCAGGCTGGGAACCAGCAGCGCGTAG
- the dut gene encoding dUTP diphosphatase: protein MNSVDLKILDARMRDFLPAYATPGSAGLDLRACLDAPLTIAPGATELVPTGLAIHIADPGYAALILPRSGLGHKHGIVLGNLVGLIDSDYQGQLMVSTWNRGAAAFTLQPMDRLAQLVIVPVHQVAFNVVEDFAASDRGAGGFGSTGHG from the coding sequence ATGAACTCCGTAGACCTGAAGATCCTGGATGCGCGCATGCGCGACTTCCTGCCCGCGTACGCCACGCCCGGCTCGGCCGGCCTGGACTTGCGCGCCTGCCTGGACGCGCCGCTGACGATTGCGCCGGGCGCCACCGAGCTGGTGCCCACCGGCCTGGCCATCCATATCGCCGACCCCGGCTATGCGGCGCTGATCCTGCCGCGCTCCGGGCTGGGACACAAGCACGGCATCGTGCTGGGCAACCTGGTGGGCCTGATCGACTCCGACTACCAGGGCCAGCTGATGGTCTCGACCTGGAACCGCGGCGCCGCCGCGTTCACGCTGCAGCCCATGGACCGCCTCGCCCAACTGGTGATCGTTCCCGTGCACCAGGTGGCGTTCAACGTGGTCGAGGACTTCGCCGCGTCGGACCGCGGCGCCGGAGGATTCGGCAGCACCGGCCACGGCTGA
- a CDS encoding ABC transporter substrate-binding protein, which produces MPHALARLAAVVAIALPALSANAEVVIGVDVSTTGPAAAIGIQTNNAIRLWPATLGGEPARYVVLDDATDVSRAVRNFRKLTSEDKVDAIVGPNTTAAAVAGLDVAAETGTPMVALAASAVIVEPQSDPKRKWVFKMPQNDTLMASVLVEDMKRKGVRTVGFIGFADSYGDSWWQAFNAAAGDSLKIVAQERFQRTDASVVGQALKVISAKPDAVLVAGSGTPAALPQKTLLERGYSGTIYQTHGIGTLEFLQVGGKEVEGTLFPTGPGVVARELPDSNPVKAVAVAFADKYEAQYGPNTLTQFAGDAYGAWMLLDSAVGRALKTGAKPGTPEFRKALRDALENTRDLVVPNGVLNISAQDHQGFDERARVMGVVRGGRFSYASQ; this is translated from the coding sequence ATGCCTCACGCGCTAGCCCGCCTTGCCGCCGTCGTCGCCATCGCGCTTCCCGCCCTGTCCGCCAATGCCGAAGTCGTCATCGGCGTGGACGTGTCCACGACCGGCCCGGCCGCGGCCATCGGCATCCAGACCAACAACGCCATCCGGTTGTGGCCGGCTACGCTGGGCGGCGAGCCGGCGCGTTATGTGGTGCTGGACGACGCGACCGACGTCAGCCGCGCGGTGCGCAATTTCCGCAAGCTGACATCGGAAGACAAGGTCGACGCCATCGTCGGGCCCAACACCACCGCCGCCGCGGTGGCGGGGCTGGACGTGGCCGCTGAAACGGGCACGCCGATGGTGGCCCTGGCCGCCTCGGCCGTCATCGTCGAGCCGCAGTCCGACCCCAAGCGCAAGTGGGTGTTCAAGATGCCGCAGAACGACACGCTGATGGCCTCGGTCCTGGTCGAGGACATGAAGCGCAAGGGCGTGCGGACCGTGGGGTTCATCGGCTTCGCCGATTCGTACGGCGACAGCTGGTGGCAGGCCTTCAACGCCGCGGCCGGAGACAGCCTGAAGATCGTCGCGCAGGAGCGCTTCCAGCGCACCGACGCCTCGGTGGTCGGCCAGGCGCTGAAGGTCATTTCGGCCAAGCCGGACGCGGTGCTGGTGGCCGGTTCCGGCACACCGGCGGCCCTGCCGCAGAAAACGCTGCTGGAACGCGGCTACTCGGGCACCATTTACCAGACCCACGGTATCGGCACGCTGGAATTCCTTCAGGTGGGCGGCAAGGAAGTCGAAGGCACGCTGTTTCCCACCGGCCCTGGCGTGGTGGCGCGCGAACTGCCCGACAGTAACCCGGTGAAGGCCGTAGCGGTGGCGTTCGCCGACAAGTACGAGGCGCAATACGGCCCCAACACGCTTACCCAGTTCGCGGGCGACGCCTATGGCGCATGGATGCTGCTGGATTCGGCCGTTGGCCGTGCGCTGAAGACCGGCGCCAAGCCGGGCACCCCCGAGTTCCGCAAGGCATTGCGCGACGCGCTGGAGAATACCCGCGACCTGGTGGTGCCGAACGGCGTGCTGAACATCTCGGCGCAAGACCACCAGGGCTTCGACGAGCGCGCCCGGGTAATGGGCGTGGTGCGCGGCGGCCGGTTCTCGTACGCGTCGCAGTAG
- a CDS encoding ornithine cyclodeaminase family protein: MQLIDTAATRGALSFETVIPALREAFRTGATVPPRHVHAVESGGAHGTSLIMPAWNEQGYFGVKVINIFPENTRQGLPGLHATYTLYSARTGVPLAQVDGDVVTAYRTAGAAALGASYLARADARTLLIVGAGRIAALVAPAMRAVRPIDRVLVWNVRPAGAHALADALVSQGCDASAVDDLEAAVRQADIVSCATLATRPLVRGAWLRPGTHLDLIGSFKPEMIEAHADCFASASVYVDTDEAPTKAGDLLTAFQAGTLRRDAIRGNLYDLVAGRAPGRRDAAEITIFKAVGSALEDLTLAALVYEDRAARS, translated from the coding sequence ATGCAGCTCATCGATACGGCGGCCACGCGCGGCGCCTTGTCCTTCGAGACGGTGATCCCCGCGCTGCGCGAGGCTTTCCGTACTGGCGCCACGGTGCCGCCGCGCCACGTGCATGCCGTCGAGTCCGGCGGGGCGCATGGCACGTCGCTGATCATGCCGGCCTGGAACGAGCAGGGCTATTTCGGCGTGAAGGTCATCAACATCTTTCCCGAGAACACCCGGCAGGGCCTGCCCGGCCTGCATGCCACGTACACGCTGTACAGCGCCCGTACCGGGGTGCCGCTTGCGCAAGTCGACGGAGACGTGGTCACGGCCTACCGCACCGCGGGGGCGGCCGCGCTGGGCGCCTCGTACCTGGCGCGCGCCGATGCGCGTACGCTGCTCATCGTGGGGGCGGGGCGCATTGCCGCCCTGGTGGCGCCGGCCATGCGGGCGGTTCGGCCGATCGACCGGGTGCTGGTGTGGAACGTGCGCCCGGCCGGCGCGCATGCGCTGGCCGACGCCCTGGTTTCGCAAGGCTGCGACGCGAGCGCCGTGGACGACCTCGAGGCCGCGGTGCGCCAGGCCGACATCGTCAGTTGCGCCACCCTGGCAACCCGGCCTTTGGTGCGCGGCGCCTGGCTGAGGCCGGGCACGCACCTCGACCTGATCGGCAGCTTCAAGCCCGAGATGATCGAGGCCCATGCCGACTGTTTCGCGAGCGCCTCGGTATACGTGGATACCGACGAAGCTCCGACCAAGGCGGGAGATCTGCTGACCGCGTTCCAGGCCGGCACGCTGCGGCGCGATGCGATTCGCGGGAATCTGTACGACCTGGTGGCGGGGAGGGCGCCCGGCCGCCGCGACGCCGCGGAAATCACCATTTTCAAGGCGGTGGGCAGCGCGCTCGAGGATCTCACGCTGGCCGCGCTGGTATACGAGGACCGGGCCGCCCGATCATGA
- the ehuB gene encoding ectoine/hydroxyectoine ABC transporter substrate-binding protein EhuB has protein sequence MASIAHAAKRILLTAGLGLALTACDSGSGTTGNEPAAGKAATSEGASADTLAAARKTGTIRIGYANEAPFAYMDSKEARVTGEAVEIARVVLKRMGVSEVEGVLTEFGSLIPGLQARRFDIIAAGMYVTPERCAQVAFSNPTYGVGEAFMVQKGNPKNLHSYEDVLKSQDARLGVVVGAIQGDYAQKLNIPSERVIVFPDAVSALSGVQADRADAYAATALTINDLMTKVTDQAVQKAEPFTDPVIQGENVRGYGAFAFRKEDQSFADAFNAELAKLIGSEEHRKLVEPFGFTESELPGDVTAAKLCGTK, from the coding sequence ATGGCAAGTATCGCGCACGCCGCGAAACGCATCTTGCTGACGGCAGGACTGGGGCTGGCGCTGACAGCCTGCGATTCGGGCTCAGGAACCACCGGGAACGAACCGGCCGCGGGAAAGGCCGCCACGTCCGAGGGCGCATCAGCCGACACGCTGGCAGCCGCCCGCAAGACCGGCACGATCCGCATCGGCTATGCCAACGAGGCGCCGTTCGCCTACATGGACAGCAAAGAGGCCCGCGTTACCGGAGAAGCCGTCGAAATCGCCCGGGTGGTGCTCAAGCGCATGGGCGTCAGTGAAGTGGAAGGGGTGCTGACCGAGTTCGGCTCGCTCATTCCGGGCCTGCAGGCCCGACGCTTCGACATCATCGCCGCGGGCATGTATGTCACGCCCGAGCGTTGCGCCCAGGTCGCGTTTTCCAACCCCACCTACGGGGTGGGGGAGGCCTTCATGGTGCAGAAGGGCAATCCCAAGAATCTGCACAGCTATGAGGACGTGCTGAAGAGCCAGGATGCGCGGCTGGGCGTCGTGGTGGGCGCCATCCAGGGCGACTACGCACAGAAGCTGAACATTCCGTCCGAGCGCGTCATCGTGTTTCCCGACGCGGTCAGCGCGCTGTCGGGCGTGCAGGCCGACCGCGCCGATGCCTATGCGGCCACCGCGCTCACCATCAATGACCTGATGACCAAGGTCACCGACCAGGCGGTGCAGAAGGCCGAACCCTTCACCGACCCCGTCATCCAGGGTGAGAACGTGCGCGGCTACGGCGCCTTCGCTTTCCGCAAGGAAGACCAGTCCTTCGCCGACGCCTTCAACGCCGAGCTGGCCAAGCTGATCGGCAGCGAAGAGCATCGCAAGCTGGTCGAGCCGTTCGGGTTCACCGAGAGCGAACTGCCCGGCGACGTCACGGCGGCCAAGCTCTGCGGCACGAAGTAA
- a CDS encoding DedA family protein has product MDHYIDQIGAFIQTHQEWAGPITFLLTLGESLLVVGLFIPATALLLLTGGLIGSGTLNPWSILAWGVVGAVVGDAISYGIGRWLGPGVLRRWPLSRQRANVARARLFFWRYGFASVVLGRFLGPLRSTVPTVAGVMRMHHLRFQAANVLSAVLWLPLMLAPGYLTARGLGAAKDAQQITLVVGVIASIVVGGWLMAMLVRKRRPVAERHNS; this is encoded by the coding sequence ATGGACCATTACATCGATCAGATCGGCGCTTTCATCCAGACTCACCAGGAGTGGGCGGGGCCGATCACCTTCCTGCTGACCCTGGGCGAATCGCTGCTCGTGGTCGGCCTGTTCATCCCCGCCACGGCGCTGCTGCTGCTCACGGGCGGCCTGATCGGTTCCGGCACCCTGAACCCCTGGAGCATACTGGCCTGGGGCGTCGTCGGCGCCGTGGTGGGCGACGCCATCTCTTACGGCATCGGCCGCTGGCTTGGCCCGGGCGTGCTGCGCCGCTGGCCGCTCAGCCGGCAGCGCGCCAACGTCGCGCGGGCACGGTTGTTCTTCTGGCGCTATGGCTTCGCCTCGGTGGTGCTGGGCCGCTTCCTGGGGCCCTTGCGCTCCACCGTGCCCACGGTCGCGGGCGTCATGCGCATGCATCACCTGCGCTTCCAGGCGGCCAACGTGCTGTCCGCGGTGCTGTGGCTGCCGCTGATGCTGGCGCCCGGATACCTTACCGCGCGCGGCCTGGGCGCTGCCAAGGATGCCCAGCAGATCACCCTGGTCGTCGGCGTGATCGCCTCCATCGTGGTGGGCGGGTGGTTGATGGCGATGCTGGTGCGCAAGAGGCGCCCGGTGGCCGAACGCCACAACAGCTGA
- the ehuC gene encoding ectoine/hydroxyectoine ABC transporter permease subunit EhuC, translating into MDDMIALLEPLLEGLAVTLQITVGAAALAVPMALAAGLGKMSGSRAVRAVSTVYVEVFRGTSALVQLFWFYYVLPTMFGIKLPALLVAIVVLAANAGAYGAEVVRGAIAAVPAGQREAALALNFTRAQIMRRVVLPQAFSAMLPPAGNLLIELLKNTALVSLITITDLTFRGQLLRSDTLRTTDVFVAMLLMYFAVALLITGGIRLLERRFKVR; encoded by the coding sequence ATGGACGACATGATCGCCTTGCTCGAGCCGTTGCTCGAAGGCCTGGCCGTGACGCTGCAGATCACGGTCGGCGCCGCGGCGCTGGCCGTGCCGATGGCCCTTGCCGCCGGTCTGGGCAAGATGTCGGGCAGCCGCGCCGTGCGGGCCGTCTCGACGGTGTACGTCGAAGTCTTCCGCGGCACCTCGGCCCTGGTGCAGCTCTTCTGGTTCTATTACGTGCTGCCCACCATGTTCGGCATCAAGCTGCCCGCGCTGCTGGTGGCCATCGTGGTGCTGGCCGCCAACGCCGGCGCGTACGGCGCGGAAGTGGTGCGAGGCGCCATCGCCGCGGTGCCGGCCGGGCAGCGCGAGGCCGCGTTGGCGCTCAACTTCACGCGCGCGCAGATCATGCGTCGCGTGGTGCTGCCGCAGGCGTTCTCCGCCATGCTGCCGCCTGCCGGCAACCTGCTGATCGAGCTGCTGAAGAACACCGCGCTGGTGTCGCTGATCACCATCACCGACCTGACGTTCCGCGGCCAGCTGCTGCGCAGCGATACGCTGCGCACCACGGACGTCTTCGTCGCCATGCTGCTGATGTACTTCGCGGTGGCTCTGTTGATCACGGGCGGCATCCGCCTGCTCGAACGGAGGTTCAAAGTCCGATGA
- the ehuD gene encoding ectoine/hydroxyectoine ABC transporter permease subunit EhuD yields the protein MNPIFDWSFAWEILPTLGQALIVTVQATLIGMLVAVTLGLVLALLRRSPLFIVSAPTAFLIEFVRSTPLLVQMYFLFYVLPSVGVSLSPLATGILALGVHYAAYCAEVYRAGIEAVPRGQVEAATALNLSRWRTAVGVTLPQAIPPVVPALGNYLVAMFKDTPLLSAITVVELLQQSKMIGSATFRYTEPLTLVGVLFLVLSLAAAWCVRRVENRLKLYGAKR from the coding sequence ATGAACCCGATATTCGACTGGAGTTTCGCCTGGGAGATACTGCCCACGCTGGGCCAGGCCTTGATCGTCACGGTGCAGGCCACGCTGATCGGCATGCTGGTGGCCGTCACGCTCGGGCTGGTGCTGGCGCTGCTGCGGCGCTCGCCGCTGTTCATCGTGTCCGCGCCGACCGCTTTCCTCATCGAGTTCGTGCGCAGCACGCCGCTGCTGGTGCAGATGTACTTCCTGTTCTACGTGCTGCCCAGCGTGGGCGTCAGCCTGTCGCCGCTGGCCACGGGCATCCTGGCGCTGGGCGTGCATTACGCGGCGTACTGCGCCGAGGTGTACCGCGCTGGCATCGAGGCCGTGCCGCGCGGCCAGGTCGAGGCGGCTACGGCGCTGAACCTGTCGCGCTGGCGTACCGCGGTCGGCGTGACGCTGCCGCAGGCCATTCCGCCCGTGGTGCCGGCGCTGGGCAACTACCTGGTGGCCATGTTCAAGGACACCCCGCTGCTGTCCGCCATCACGGTGGTCGAGCTGTTGCAGCAAAGCAAGATGATCGGTTCCGCCACCTTCCGCTACACCGAGCCGCTTACGCTGGTGGGCGTGCTGTTCCTGGTGCTGAGCCTGGCCGCCGCCTGGTGCGTGCGGCGCGTGGAGAACCGCCTGAAACTGTATGGAGCAAAACGATGA
- the ehuA gene encoding ectoine/hydroxyectoine ABC transporter ATP-binding protein EhuA produces the protein MSASIRLEKLTKQYGDLHVLRGIDLEIPAGQTVAVIGPSGSGKSTLLRLLMTLDRPTSGDIFIDGVSMWRDAQGNEVGPHSAHVRRVRGKIGMVFQHFNLFPHKTALGNVIEAPIHVEGLGRDEAVARGREYLELVGLGDKLDAYPAQLSGGQKQRVGIARALAMRPEIMLFDEVTSALDPELVGGVLQIMRDLAAQHTMTMLIVTHQMKFAERSADRTLFFDQGNIVEDAESATLFSSPQEPRTQQFLQSVIEAE, from the coding sequence ATGAGCGCAAGCATCCGGCTGGAAAAACTGACCAAGCAGTATGGCGACCTGCACGTGCTGCGCGGCATCGATCTCGAGATTCCGGCGGGCCAGACGGTCGCGGTGATCGGGCCTTCGGGCTCGGGCAAGTCCACGCTGCTGCGTCTGCTGATGACGCTGGACCGGCCCACCAGCGGCGACATCTTCATCGACGGCGTATCCATGTGGCGCGATGCGCAGGGCAATGAAGTCGGTCCGCATTCGGCGCACGTGCGCCGGGTGCGCGGCAAGATCGGCATGGTGTTCCAGCACTTCAACCTGTTCCCGCACAAGACCGCGCTGGGCAACGTGATCGAGGCGCCCATCCACGTCGAAGGACTGGGACGCGACGAGGCCGTGGCTCGCGGCCGCGAGTATCTCGAGCTGGTGGGCTTGGGCGACAAGCTGGATGCCTATCCCGCGCAGTTGTCGGGCGGGCAGAAGCAGCGCGTGGGCATCGCGCGCGCGCTGGCCATGCGGCCCGAGATCATGCTGTTCGACGAGGTGACTTCGGCGCTGGACCCGGAACTGGTGGGCGGCGTCCTGCAGATCATGCGCGACCTGGCGGCACAACACACCATGACGATGCTCATCGTCACGCACCAGATGAAGTTCGCCGAGCGGTCGGCCGACCGCACGCTGTTCTTCGACCAGGGCAACATCGTGGAAGACGCGGAATCCGCCACGCTGTTCAGCTCGCCGCAGGAACCGCGCACGCAGCAGTTCCTGCAGTCGGTGATCGAAGCCGAATAA
- a CDS encoding OsmC family protein, with translation MKKTASAVWQGDLKTGKGTVSTQSGALREQPYGFNTRFGDEPGTNPEELLGAAHAGCFSMALSNILGEAGLTPARIDTAAEVTLDKTDGGFSITAVHLKVVAEIPGADAKAFEEAAAKAKAGCPVSKVLNAKITMDAKLKS, from the coding sequence ATGAAGAAGACTGCTTCCGCTGTCTGGCAAGGCGATCTCAAGACCGGCAAAGGCACCGTCTCGACCCAGAGCGGCGCGCTGCGCGAGCAGCCGTATGGCTTCAACACCCGCTTTGGCGACGAGCCCGGCACCAACCCCGAAGAACTGCTGGGCGCCGCGCACGCCGGGTGCTTCTCGATGGCACTGTCGAACATCCTGGGCGAAGCGGGCCTCACGCCGGCCCGCATCGACACCGCGGCCGAAGTCACCCTGGACAAGACCGATGGCGGCTTCTCCATCACCGCCGTGCACCTGAAGGTCGTGGCCGAGATTCCCGGCGCCGACGCCAAAGCCTTCGAAGAAGCGGCCGCCAAGGCCAAGGCCGGGTGCCCGGTGTCCAAGGTGCTGAACGCCAAGATCACCATGGACGCCAAGCTGAAGAGTTGA
- a CDS encoding metal-dependent hydrolase, with product MDSITQAVLGAGIQGALMGRFQGRKALLYGAALGTLPDLDVLVRYADPVSSMTYHRGFSHSVFVLTALAGGLAWLVRKRWPQAPYGAGRLFLAIWLVLFTHPVLDAFTVYGTQLFWPLTWTPESWSAVFIIDPVYTVPMLLAVLAAALFGLTAGMRRAVAVTVLFGGLYLLAGLAGRWHAEQRVQDELARQGVQVERVLGTPMPFNTLLWRVVAIGSDGAYYEGISGWFDRAAPETLRLPRHPELADALADAPLHARLRWFTDDWLRYDALGDALVVTDLRMGIPGYYTFRFVMAERGADGAWHAVTPRRWPSARGGGPELRRMMDRIAQGLPLPLASWSEQALR from the coding sequence ATGGATTCCATCACGCAGGCAGTATTGGGCGCCGGCATACAGGGCGCGCTGATGGGGCGCTTCCAGGGCCGCAAGGCGCTGCTCTACGGGGCGGCGCTGGGCACGCTGCCCGACCTCGACGTGCTGGTGCGCTACGCCGACCCGGTCTCGTCCATGACGTATCACCGCGGCTTCTCCCATTCCGTGTTCGTGCTGACCGCGCTGGCCGGGGGCCTGGCCTGGCTGGTGCGCAAGCGCTGGCCGCAGGCGCCATACGGCGCGGGGCGGCTGTTCCTGGCGATCTGGCTGGTGCTGTTCACCCATCCCGTGCTGGATGCGTTCACGGTGTACGGCACGCAGCTGTTCTGGCCGCTGACCTGGACGCCGGAAAGCTGGTCGGCGGTATTCATCATCGATCCGGTCTACACCGTTCCCATGCTGCTGGCGGTGTTGGCTGCCGCGCTGTTCGGACTCACGGCGGGGATGCGCCGGGCCGTGGCCGTCACCGTTCTGTTCGGCGGGCTGTACCTGTTGGCGGGGCTGGCGGGCCGCTGGCATGCCGAACAGCGCGTACAGGATGAGCTGGCCCGGCAGGGCGTGCAGGTCGAGCGCGTCCTGGGCACGCCGATGCCGTTCAATACGCTGCTGTGGCGCGTGGTGGCCATCGGATCGGACGGCGCGTACTACGAGGGCATCAGCGGCTGGTTCGATCGCGCTGCGCCCGAAACGCTGCGCCTGCCGCGCCACCCCGAGTTGGCCGATGCGCTGGCCGATGCACCGCTGCACGCGCGGCTGCGCTGGTTCACCGACGATTGGCTGCGCTACGACGCCCTGGGCGATGCGCTGGTGGTCACCGACCTGCGCATGGGCATCCCGGGGTACTACACCTTCCGCTTCGTGATGGCGGAGCGCGGCGCCGACGGGGCCTGGCATGCGGTCACGCCGCGTCGCTGGCCCAGCGCGCGCGGCGGCGGCCCGGAACTGCGGCGGATGATGGACCGCATCGCCCAGGGGCTGCCCCTGCCGTTGGCAAGCTGGTCCGAGCAGGCGCTGCGGTGA
- a CDS encoding NADH:flavin oxidoreductase/NADH oxidase, with protein MALLFSPISLGNVTLDNRIVIAPMCEYSAEEGCANDWHMIHLGHLSLSGAGLLIVEATAVEADGRITPGDLGLWSDATEAALAKVVRAIRRYSPIKLGIQLGHAGRKASSRAPWEGGKQIPLEEGGWTAHAPSALPHAAGELPPRELDVQGLARVRQAFVDSARRADRLGFEVIELHAAHGYLLHQFLSPLANQRSDDYGGSLANRMRFPLEVFQAVRQALAHRPVGVRVSATDWVEGGWDVDQTVAFARELKALGCDFIDVSTGGVSPSQQITLGPGYQVPYAERLKREVGMPTMAVGLITEAAQAERILQNGQADMIALARAMLYDPRWPWHAAAELGAQVKAPPQYWRSQPREQKALFGETRTGQR; from the coding sequence ATGGCTTTGCTTTTCTCGCCGATCTCGCTCGGCAATGTCACGCTGGACAACCGTATCGTCATCGCCCCCATGTGCGAGTACTCCGCGGAAGAGGGCTGTGCCAACGATTGGCACATGATCCATCTGGGGCACCTCTCGCTGTCGGGCGCGGGCCTGCTGATCGTCGAGGCCACCGCCGTCGAGGCCGACGGCCGCATCACCCCGGGCGACCTGGGCCTGTGGTCCGATGCCACCGAGGCCGCGCTGGCGAAAGTGGTGCGCGCCATCCGGCGTTATTCCCCCATCAAGCTGGGCATCCAGTTGGGCCATGCCGGCCGCAAGGCCTCCAGCCGCGCGCCCTGGGAGGGCGGCAAGCAGATCCCGCTGGAAGAGGGCGGGTGGACCGCGCATGCGCCGTCGGCGCTGCCTCACGCCGCCGGCGAACTGCCGCCGCGCGAGCTCGACGTCCAGGGGCTGGCGCGCGTGCGGCAGGCCTTTGTCGACAGCGCACGGCGCGCCGACCGGCTCGGCTTCGAAGTGATCGAGCTGCACGCCGCGCATGGCTATCTGCTGCACCAGTTCCTCTCGCCGCTGGCGAACCAGCGCAGCGATGACTACGGCGGCTCGCTCGCCAACCGCATGCGCTTTCCGCTCGAGGTCTTCCAGGCTGTGCGCCAGGCGCTTGCGCACCGGCCGGTGGGGGTGCGGGTGTCGGCGACGGATTGGGTGGAAGGCGGCTGGGATGTCGACCAGACCGTGGCGTTCGCGCGCGAACTGAAGGCGCTGGGCTGCGACTTCATCGACGTGTCCACCGGCGGCGTGTCCCCGAGCCAGCAGATCACGCTGGGACCGGGATACCAGGTGCCGTATGCCGAAAGACTGAAGCGGGAAGTGGGCATGCCCACCATGGCCGTAGGTCTCATCACCGAGGCCGCCCAGGCCGAGCGGATCTTGCAGAACGGTCAGGCCGACATGATCGCGCTGGCGCGCGCCATGCTGTATGACCCTCGCTGGCCCTGGCATGCCGCCGCCGAATTGGGCGCGCAGGTCAAGGCGCCGCCGCAGTACTGGCGTTCGCAGCCGCGCGAGCAGAAGGCGTTGTTCGGCGAAACGCGCACGGGACAACGCTGA
- a CDS encoding Lrp/AsnC family transcriptional regulator, whose translation MDIDAIDHRILDILRQDADLSNHALAARVGLSPSACLRRVARLKESGVIRRIVAVLDPARMARPLTAIVTIEFAQHTAALRQAFARRVRDEAAVSQCHMVTGQVSAILTAHLRDMDEYLALAERLFDRDENVRAFYTHIVMQTIKDEAAPS comes from the coding sequence ATGGATATCGACGCCATCGACCACCGCATCCTGGACATCCTGCGACAGGATGCCGACCTGTCGAACCATGCCCTGGCGGCGCGCGTGGGACTGTCGCCTTCGGCGTGTCTGCGGCGCGTGGCGCGGCTGAAGGAATCCGGCGTGATCCGCCGCATCGTGGCGGTACTGGATCCCGCCCGCATGGCGCGGCCGCTCACCGCCATCGTCACCATCGAGTTCGCCCAGCACACCGCGGCCCTGCGCCAGGCCTTCGCCCGGCGCGTGCGCGACGAGGCCGCCGTAAGCCAGTGCCACATGGTGACCGGCCAGGTGTCGGCCATCCTGACCGCGCATCTGCGCGACATGGACGAATACCTGGCCCTGGCGGAGCGTCTGTTCGACCGCGATGAGAACGTGCGCGCGTTCTATACCCACATCGTGATGCAGACCATCAAGGACGAGGCGGCGCCGTCCTGA